A single window of uncultured Methanospirillum sp. DNA harbors:
- the iorA gene encoding indolepyruvate ferredoxin oxidoreductase subunit alpha produces the protein MVVKYLLGNEAIAHGCLEAALDTAFGYPGTPSSEVIDTLRVWPDRQSYVEWSVNEKVAYEEALASSWCGLRSIVTMKHVGLNVAADPLMTSAYTGVKGGFVVLSADDPFAHSSQNEQDSRCYAAFARIPCLDPSSVQEAHDMVRDAFSLSEEFLLPVLFRPTTRICHSKSDVNLGEVAASDRQGSFEKDPSQYVVIPAHTRILHKRLNEKQPSLKKRLVESGYNRCTIRGNTGVITGGIATSYVREVVADSVSIAQIGAYPIDEEWLSDFIKSHERILVVEELAPVIEEIARQVAGLVPVLGKKTGHVPYEGELSPERVAQYLQAAEIQVKIEYPVIPAPAGLPVRPPILCAGCMHRTAMYAMRKVFRDGIFPSDIGCYTLGLQLGVVDTTICMGASITIASGMAQAGEKHDIVCTIGDSTFLHTGIQGLLNAVYNNANITVVILDNRITAMTGHQPNPTTGVTAGGVERPAVSLEMLCRSCGVSFVETVSPSDLVQFTGVLKDAKSRSGVKVIIAKQPCVITERRAKVNRGKFMVDLNGCIGCKACVKFGCPAIELHNGLAQITDLCSGCGVCAQICPVSAISLEVKE, from the coding sequence ATGGTTGTGAAATATCTCCTTGGGAATGAGGCTATTGCCCATGGCTGCCTTGAAGCAGCGCTTGATACTGCATTTGGATATCCGGGCACCCCATCATCTGAAGTCATTGATACCCTCAGGGTATGGCCTGACCGCCAGTCGTATGTTGAGTGGTCAGTAAATGAGAAAGTGGCATATGAAGAGGCATTGGCATCATCCTGGTGTGGATTGAGGTCAATTGTAACCATGAAGCATGTCGGTCTGAATGTCGCGGCAGATCCCCTGATGACCTCTGCTTACACCGGGGTGAAAGGAGGTTTCGTCGTGCTTTCTGCTGATGACCCGTTTGCACACTCTTCACAGAATGAGCAGGACAGCCGCTGTTACGCTGCTTTTGCACGGATTCCCTGTCTGGATCCAAGTTCTGTCCAGGAAGCACATGACATGGTCAGAGATGCATTCTCCCTCTCTGAAGAGTTTCTGCTACCTGTACTCTTCCGGCCAACCACGCGCATATGTCACTCAAAGAGTGATGTGAACCTTGGAGAGGTTGCGGCATCAGACCGGCAAGGATCTTTTGAAAAAGATCCCAGTCAGTATGTTGTCATTCCTGCACATACACGCATTCTTCATAAACGGCTCAATGAAAAACAGCCATCTCTCAAAAAAAGGCTCGTTGAGTCAGGGTATAACCGATGTACCATCCGGGGAAATACCGGGGTGATAACAGGAGGAATTGCAACATCGTATGTTCGTGAAGTTGTTGCGGATTCGGTTTCTATTGCCCAGATTGGTGCATATCCTATCGACGAAGAGTGGCTCTCTGATTTTATAAAAAGCCACGAGCGGATCCTAGTGGTTGAGGAACTGGCCCCGGTGATCGAGGAGATAGCAAGACAGGTGGCAGGGTTGGTTCCGGTACTGGGAAAGAAGACCGGACATGTTCCCTATGAGGGAGAACTCTCCCCCGAGAGGGTAGCCCAATACCTTCAGGCAGCAGAAATCCAGGTGAAGATAGAGTATCCTGTTATACCTGCACCTGCTGGCCTTCCTGTCAGACCCCCTATCCTGTGTGCCGGGTGTATGCATCGCACAGCCATGTATGCAATGAGAAAAGTCTTCCGTGATGGAATTTTTCCGAGCGATATTGGATGTTACACGCTCGGGCTTCAACTGGGTGTTGTTGATACCACTATCTGCATGGGTGCTTCGATCACGATAGCGTCAGGGATGGCCCAGGCTGGTGAGAAACACGATATCGTCTGCACTATTGGTGACTCTACCTTCCTCCACACCGGTATCCAGGGTCTTTTAAACGCAGTATACAATAATGCGAATATCACGGTGGTAATTCTCGATAATCGTATCACTGCGATGACCGGACATCAGCCAAACCCCACCACAGGAGTTACGGCCGGTGGAGTTGAGCGCCCGGCAGTCTCCCTTGAGATGCTCTGTAGATCATGCGGTGTGTCCTTCGTTGAGACAGTAAGCCCCTCCGACCTTGTCCAGTTTACCGGTGTTCTCAAGGATGCAAAATCCCGCTCTGGTGTGAAGGTGATCATCGCCAAACAACCCTGTGTTATCACCGAGCGCAGGGCAAAGGTCAACCGTGGGAAGTTCATGGTCGACCTGAATGGATGCATCGGATGTAAGGCATGCGTCAAATTCGGATGTCCTGCGATTGAACTTCACAATGGCCTTGCACAGATCACCGATCTCTGTTCCGGTTGTGGGGTCTGTGCCCAAATATGTCCTGTTTCTGCAATATCCCTGGAGGTAAAAGAATGA
- a CDS encoding tRNA (N(6)-L-threonylcarbamoyladenosine(37)-C(2))-methylthiotransferase yields the protein MGDGSKSPLSPSWVQALSGKRICILTFGCTYNEGDSDRLRNILVRVGSVFIQDPQDADVVILNTCIVIEKTERKMIKLMRELEGKEIWISGCLPAARPTVLDEFPAVRVLSPESIHTIDLDPCMTSCGPVAVVQIGSGCLGHCTYCITRLARGHIRSVPQDEILSQIRSAVLGGVVEIRLTGQDLSAYGYDLGEPSLPALLREIGKISGNFYVRLGMMNPATLLPIIHDVADTLDNDHIFSFVHLPVQSGSDQVLLRMGREYSSSTYLEMVEIIRKRTPGISIATDVIAGFVAESEEEFRATRNLITLLKPDALNVTRYSYRPGSTASRSGELPDRIRKDRSRELVRIGYSILKEKKRELVGRSEEVIITEKLKPGTVMGRTRSYTGVVIGEDLPVGTKYLVEFTDERTHYLLGRVVRSLS from the coding sequence ATGGGTGATGGTTCCAAAAGCCCTCTCTCTCCGTCATGGGTTCAGGCTCTCTCCGGAAAGCGGATCTGCATCCTGACTTTTGGATGCACCTACAATGAAGGAGATTCTGATCGGCTCAGGAATATTCTTGTTCGTGTGGGCTCTGTCTTCATACAGGATCCGCAGGATGCGGATGTAGTGATTCTCAACACCTGCATTGTTATAGAGAAGACCGAACGGAAGATGATCAAACTGATGCGGGAACTGGAGGGAAAGGAGATCTGGATCTCCGGTTGTCTTCCTGCTGCACGTCCAACAGTCCTTGATGAGTTTCCTGCTGTCCGGGTGCTATCACCAGAGAGCATCCACACAATAGATCTGGATCCCTGTATGACTTCTTGTGGTCCTGTTGCAGTTGTTCAGATCGGTTCCGGCTGCCTTGGTCACTGTACATACTGTATTACGAGACTTGCAAGAGGGCATATCCGGAGTGTCCCGCAGGATGAGATACTCTCGCAGATACGTTCAGCAGTCCTTGGCGGTGTAGTTGAGATCCGCCTCACTGGACAGGATCTGAGTGCATACGGGTATGATCTGGGTGAGCCTTCTCTTCCTGCCCTTCTTCGGGAGATCGGGAAAATTTCCGGCAACTTCTATGTCAGACTTGGGATGATGAACCCGGCGACACTGCTCCCAATCATTCATGATGTTGCTGATACGCTGGACAACGATCATATCTTCTCTTTTGTTCATCTCCCTGTTCAATCTGGATCTGATCAGGTGTTACTGCGGATGGGACGGGAGTACAGTTCCTCTACCTATCTTGAAATGGTTGAGATTATCAGGAAACGCACTCCTGGAATCTCAATAGCCACAGATGTTATTGCAGGTTTTGTGGCAGAAAGTGAAGAGGAGTTCAGGGCCACGAGGAATCTCATAACCCTCCTAAAACCGGATGCACTTAATGTTACCCGGTACTCCTACAGGCCGGGTTCAACGGCATCGCGATCAGGTGAACTCCCTGACCGCATCAGAAAGGATCGATCACGGGAACTGGTTCGTATCGGATACTCGATCCTGAAAGAGAAGAAACGGGAACTGGTAGGAAGGTCAGAAGAGGTGATAATCACAGAAAAACTCAAGCCCGGCACAGTGATGGGAAGAACCAGATCGTATACTGGGGTTGTTATCGGTGAAGATCTCCCGGTAGGTACTAAGTATCTGGTGGAGTTCACTGATGAACGAACACATTACTTGCTTGGAAGGGTTGTGAGATCACTTTCCTGA
- the nadX gene encoding aspartate dehydrogenase, with amino-acid sequence MVRIGLLGCGNVGKIIATHQEGFQVVAVFDQLPEHAESLAELTGSKPYSDFDEFITADFDICVEAASIVAVRAYALKIIERGKDVLILSVGALADNAFREDLISVARENQRRIHIPSGAIMGLDNLKVGQISHIESILLRTTKSPQSLKMDVSTRTLAFKGKAKDCVKQFPKNINVSVAIALASSHEVQVELWADPAVDKNIHEIFVKGEFGEMYSKITNLPSPDNPATSYLAALSVLSLLKNIDSPLVIGA; translated from the coding sequence ATGGTCAGAATTGGGCTCCTGGGTTGTGGCAATGTTGGAAAGATTATAGCAACCCATCAGGAGGGTTTCCAGGTTGTTGCAGTCTTTGACCAACTGCCTGAACACGCAGAGAGCCTTGCAGAATTGACCGGATCAAAACCATACTCTGATTTTGATGAGTTTATCACTGCTGATTTTGATATCTGTGTAGAAGCAGCCTCTATCGTAGCAGTCCGGGCATATGCACTCAAGATAATCGAACGGGGAAAAGACGTTCTCATATTAAGTGTAGGGGCCCTTGCAGACAATGCATTCAGGGAAGATCTCATATCAGTGGCCAGAGAAAACCAAAGGCGTATCCATATACCAAGCGGTGCCATCATGGGCCTTGACAATCTCAAAGTGGGCCAGATCAGCCATATCGAGAGCATCCTTCTCAGAACTACAAAAAGCCCACAGAGTCTGAAGATGGATGTCAGTACCCGGACACTTGCATTCAAGGGAAAGGCAAAGGATTGCGTGAAACAGTTCCCAAAAAATATCAATGTCTCGGTGGCTATCGCTCTTGCCAGTTCTCATGAGGTCCAGGTAGAATTATGGGCAGATCCTGCAGTTGATAAAAACATCCATGAGATTTTTGTAAAAGGGGAGTTTGGAGAGATGTATTCAAAGATCACTAATCTTCCATCGCCAGACAACCCGGCAACAAGTTATCTTGCTGCCCTCTCAGTGCTCTCCCTCCTGAAGAACATCGACAGCCCCCTGGTGATAGGGGCATGA
- the nadA gene encoding quinolinate synthase NadA has product MSPKVDPDIQKINQIKGELHAKILAHNYQIPEVHAVADVIGDSLELALAARDTDADVLIVCGVRFMAETAKLLNPEKRVCIPIPDAGCPLADFLTPELIRDSRQKYPDAAVVVYVNSSAACKSVADIVCTSGNAVTIVKSLPQSRIIFGPDANLASYVREQVPEKEIITIPVDGHCYVHQQFSLEDIRNARLIGGTILAHPECPEIIRHHADIVASTGRMIRIIGEHEERVWHIFTEEGMVMRLRSLFPDKEFHSVQSAVCKDMRKTTIGDIIRCLESLQGEIILDQDSSESARRSLDRMLEASS; this is encoded by the coding sequence ATGAGTCCGAAGGTAGATCCGGACATCCAAAAAATCAACCAAATCAAGGGAGAACTACACGCAAAGATCCTTGCACATAACTACCAGATTCCAGAGGTTCATGCTGTTGCCGATGTCATCGGAGACAGTCTGGAACTGGCCCTTGCAGCCAGGGATACTGATGCCGATGTATTGATCGTCTGCGGTGTCAGATTTATGGCTGAAACCGCAAAACTCCTCAATCCAGAGAAACGGGTATGTATACCGATTCCTGATGCAGGATGTCCACTCGCTGACTTCCTCACACCTGAATTAATCAGGGATTCTAGGCAGAAGTATCCTGATGCTGCGGTAGTTGTGTATGTCAATAGTTCGGCTGCATGCAAATCTGTTGCAGATATCGTCTGTACATCAGGAAATGCTGTAACGATTGTCAAATCCCTGCCCCAATCCCGGATTATCTTCGGCCCTGATGCTAATCTCGCGAGTTATGTCAGGGAGCAGGTGCCAGAGAAAGAGATCATCACAATACCTGTAGATGGTCACTGCTATGTTCATCAGCAGTTCAGCCTTGAGGACATCAGGAACGCACGACTGATTGGGGGCACCATACTTGCCCACCCTGAATGTCCGGAGATTATCAGGCATCATGCTGACATTGTTGCATCTACGGGGAGGATGATCAGGATCATCGGGGAACATGAAGAACGGGTGTGGCATATCTTTACCGAAGAGGGAATGGTGATGCGGCTTCGTTCACTCTTCCCTGACAAAGAATTCCACTCAGTTCAAAGTGCAGTCTGTAAGGATATGAGGAAGACAACCATCGGGGATATCATCCGGTGTCTTGAGAGTCTTCAGGGTGAGATCATACTTGACCAGGATTCATCAGAATCCGCACGGAGATCGCTTGATCGCATGCTGGAAGCATCATCATGA
- the nadC gene encoding carboxylating nicotinate-nucleotide diphosphorylase — protein MMYPDIPLGHLISFVEEDAPFGDITSEYVLEKQTCNAEIIAKEDLILAGLSDISRLFEHYGVVTSSQNQDGDRIKAGISILFLHGDAHAILLVERTALNLIGRMSGIATQARRMQERVSSINPDCRITATRKTAPGLRLPDKKAAMIGGADPHRFSLSDAVLIKDTHRMLVPIGEAIRRARSAGAYHIIEAEAESAEEAMEAARAGADIILLDNMTPGQITVVLDLLRTNGLRDQVLIELSGGINPDTIDEYAAVGADRISLGMLTHTVRNADFSLEVRLEQ, from the coding sequence ATGATGTATCCCGATATCCCATTAGGGCATCTTATCAGTTTCGTAGAAGAGGATGCCCCGTTCGGCGATATCACCTCGGAGTATGTTCTTGAAAAGCAGACTTGCAATGCAGAGATCATTGCAAAAGAGGATCTGATTCTCGCGGGCCTCTCTGATATCTCACGCCTCTTTGAACACTATGGAGTGGTGACCTCTTCCCAAAACCAGGACGGAGACAGGATCAAAGCAGGTATATCCATTCTTTTCCTCCATGGCGATGCCCATGCCATCCTTCTGGTGGAGCGGACCGCCCTGAATCTGATCGGCAGGATGAGCGGGATAGCAACTCAAGCAAGAAGAATGCAGGAGAGAGTGAGTTCAATCAATCCGGACTGCCGGATTACAGCAACCCGTAAAACCGCACCTGGCCTCAGGCTGCCTGACAAAAAGGCAGCAATGATTGGAGGGGCAGATCCTCACCGGTTTTCCCTCTCAGACGCGGTTCTGATCAAGGACACACACCGCATGCTGGTACCGATTGGAGAAGCCATCAGACGTGCCAGGAGTGCAGGAGCTTACCATATCATTGAAGCCGAGGCTGAATCTGCTGAAGAGGCCATGGAAGCAGCACGGGCAGGTGCTGACATCATCCTGCTCGACAATATGACGCCTGGACAGATCACAGTTGTTCTGGACCTCCTGAGAACCAACGGACTTCGTGATCAAGTCCTGATAGAACTTTCAGGCGGAATAAATCCTGATACCATCGATGAGTATGCAGCAGTTGGGGCTGATCGGATCAGCCTTGGAATGCTCACTCATACTGTCAGGAACGCAGATTTTTCCCTTGAGGTCCGACTAGAACAGTGA
- a CDS encoding redoxin domain-containing protein — protein sequence MHRIRYQRVLITGLCLFLILMTGAAASEQPKEVSKEVTNPDVTAVDPSDSGLGWTKIPMTDAVTGEQFTIDQLAKQGKPVLLHTFAVWCPACSMQLKESESMLAASPDAFTIVGIDLDPNENQNMIKQHIEKEKYTGHFAASPKELTRGLVGTFGTSFALELPQTVIVCSRTVNHIGSGLFRTQTLKSALSQVCA from the coding sequence ATGCATAGAATCCGATATCAGAGAGTTCTGATAACCGGGCTCTGCCTTTTTCTCATTCTGATGACCGGAGCAGCCGCATCAGAACAGCCGAAAGAGGTGAGCAAGGAGGTTACCAATCCTGATGTCACCGCTGTTGATCCAAGTGACTCCGGCCTCGGCTGGACAAAAATACCGATGACAGATGCAGTAACCGGAGAGCAGTTTACCATTGATCAACTCGCAAAGCAGGGGAAACCGGTCCTCCTTCATACCTTTGCGGTCTGGTGTCCTGCCTGTTCGATGCAACTCAAAGAGAGTGAAAGTATGCTGGCTGCATCACCAGATGCGTTTACCATCGTCGGAATTGATCTCGATCCAAATGAGAACCAGAATATGATAAAACAGCATATCGAGAAGGAGAAGTATACCGGGCACTTTGCTGCCTCACCTAAAGAACTGACGCGTGGTTTGGTTGGGACATTTGGGACCAGTTTCGCACTTGAACTTCCGCAGACTGTTATTGTCTGCAGCAGGACTGTGAACCATATCGGGTCAGGACTATTCAGAACACAGACCCTGAAGAGCGCCCTCTCTCAGGTCTGCGCATAA
- a CDS encoding cytochrome c biogenesis protein CcdA yields the protein MDFSPDTWILSFLAGLYTPLGAMCVLPLYPGYLAFLAGRTAQRKRASTLLLGLTVTAGVIGAMLAFGVIFVSVLQASTSLVIGYLGPVVYLILAIMSIGMILGVDIGRIFPTVQTPEAKTPWITAFLFGAFFGLVALPCNPASIIMLFALSTTTADFLANFVNFVIFGIGMATPLLVLSAFSIDANRRAVLFLTTYHGIINRLAGALMLVVALYYLIFVFLSEYL from the coding sequence ATGGATTTCAGTCCTGACACCTGGATACTCTCATTTCTTGCAGGCCTGTACACTCCCCTCGGGGCGATGTGTGTTCTTCCATTGTACCCAGGTTATCTCGCATTTCTGGCAGGAAGAACTGCCCAGAGAAAAAGAGCCTCCACCCTTCTGCTTGGCCTGACTGTCACAGCAGGGGTGATCGGGGCGATGCTCGCATTCGGAGTGATTTTTGTATCAGTCCTGCAGGCTTCGACCAGCCTAGTTATCGGATACCTCGGCCCGGTTGTGTATCTGATTCTGGCAATTATGAGTATCGGCATGATACTGGGCGTTGACATCGGCAGGATATTTCCGACAGTTCAGACGCCTGAAGCAAAAACTCCCTGGATCACGGCTTTCCTGTTTGGTGCGTTCTTCGGCCTTGTAGCACTTCCCTGCAATCCTGCCTCGATCATCATGCTCTTTGCCCTCTCCACGACAACCGCTGATTTTCTTGCTAACTTCGTCAACTTTGTCATATTCGGGATAGGCATGGCAACCCCACTCCTGGTCCTTTCAGCATTCTCAATCGATGCAAACAGACGGGCAGTATTATTCCTGACAACCTACCACGGTATAATCAACCGACTGGCAGGAGCTCTGATGCTAGTTGTAGCCCTCTATTATCTGATCTTTGTATTCCTGAGTGAATATCTCTGA
- a CDS encoding phospholipase D-like domain-containing protein: MAACILSIMRLFVLVLVILLCPFTSAFQITEVYPDTYLDGDADEYLVISGEGSLSSLEVTDGEGRITFPAGAVSSGSITIARDGEAFHKVTGRYPDYDLIGKNSSAPKPMITGKFQLANQKDELLLMEHGLLIQNLTWPGSFKPRKGQVHVLGLDRVWDSRVFISGASRFKPETFTQVQGTAFVSPDCGRAVFEQAISSAGHEILANVYEFTDPGLADLLCQAATRGVKVTVLLEGGPVGGVSPEERSVITKLQTAGIPVKAMTGAGEDHAPYRYDHAKYMVIDGKDLLLTTENFKDHSFPGSGLAGNRGWGVLISSPDLCSYFSKVFYSDLNGPGVTGIEGHPSETIPYSADAYTPVFAPLKFTASSVTPVLAPDTSDLILSLINETSSRLLIEEAYIKHWSHGKRNPYLESAINAARRGVNVRILLDSYYYNTEEENDNDEIAAEITALASREHIPIEARLLDLSGSGLLKLHAKGLIADDSVLISSINWNENSPVFNREAGLIIRDISVAGYYASVFEQDWSGYKHPQQQAESGLDMTKIGLACMIICMVGALYWWRHRR, translated from the coding sequence ATGGCTGCCTGTATACTCTCCATCATGCGTCTTTTCGTGCTGGTTCTGGTTATTCTTCTCTGTCCGTTCACCAGTGCTTTTCAGATAACTGAGGTGTATCCTGACACCTATCTGGATGGAGACGCTGATGAGTACCTGGTCATAAGTGGAGAAGGATCGCTCAGTTCTCTTGAGGTGACCGATGGGGAAGGACGGATCACCTTCCCGGCAGGTGCAGTATCATCTGGTTCGATAACTATAGCACGTGATGGAGAAGCATTCCACAAAGTCACCGGAAGATATCCTGATTATGATCTAATAGGGAAGAATTCGTCGGCTCCAAAGCCCATGATAACCGGAAAGTTCCAGTTGGCAAACCAGAAAGATGAACTTCTGCTGATGGAGCATGGCCTCCTCATCCAGAATCTCACCTGGCCGGGATCCTTTAAGCCCCGCAAAGGGCAGGTTCATGTCCTTGGTTTAGACAGGGTATGGGACAGTCGGGTCTTCATATCAGGGGCGAGCAGGTTCAAACCTGAAACTTTCACCCAGGTTCAGGGTACGGCTTTTGTATCTCCTGACTGCGGGCGTGCTGTTTTTGAGCAGGCTATCTCTTCTGCAGGGCACGAAATTCTGGCAAATGTCTACGAATTTACTGATCCGGGACTGGCTGATCTCCTCTGTCAGGCTGCCACACGCGGGGTGAAGGTTACTGTACTGCTGGAAGGTGGTCCGGTTGGTGGTGTGAGCCCTGAAGAACGTTCTGTCATCACAAAACTTCAAACCGCAGGCATCCCGGTGAAGGCCATGACAGGAGCAGGGGAGGACCATGCCCCGTATCGCTATGATCATGCAAAGTACATGGTCATCGACGGGAAAGACCTCCTTCTCACAACAGAGAACTTCAAGGATCACTCATTCCCCGGATCTGGCCTTGCCGGAAACCGTGGGTGGGGTGTTCTGATCTCGTCCCCTGACCTCTGCTCATACTTTTCAAAGGTATTTTACTCAGATCTGAACGGGCCGGGCGTGACCGGTATCGAGGGGCACCCTTCAGAAACCATTCCCTATTCTGCTGATGCGTATACTCCCGTGTTTGCTCCTCTCAAGTTCACTGCCTCTTCAGTAACTCCTGTACTGGCCCCTGATACGAGTGATCTTATCCTTTCGCTCATCAATGAAACCAGTAGCCGGTTACTGATTGAAGAGGCTTACATCAAGCACTGGTCGCATGGAAAGCGGAACCCCTACCTTGAGTCAGCAATCAACGCTGCCAGGCGGGGAGTGAATGTCAGGATCCTTCTTGATTCGTATTATTACAACACTGAAGAAGAGAACGATAACGATGAGATCGCAGCCGAGATCACTGCTCTTGCCAGTCGTGAGCACATCCCGATTGAGGCAAGACTTCTGGATCTATCGGGGTCTGGACTGCTCAAACTTCATGCAAAAGGGTTGATAGCCGATGACTCTGTACTGATATCAAGCATCAACTGGAATGAAAACTCGCCTGTTTTCAACAGGGAGGCCGGTCTCATCATCAGGGACATCAGTGTTGCCGGGTATTATGCATCTGTGTTTGAACAAGACTGGAGTGGGTATAAACATCCACAACAGCAGGCTGAATCCGGACTGGATATGACGAAAATCGGCCTTGCCTGCATGATCATCTGCATGGTTGGGGCACTATACTGGTGGCGTCATCGGCGATAA